The following coding sequences lie in one Sorex araneus isolate mSorAra2 chromosome 4, mSorAra2.pri, whole genome shotgun sequence genomic window:
- the PLXNB1 gene encoding plexin-B1 isoform X1, with protein sequence MSALGPALLHALWAGWVLSLQSPPPAAFTPNGTNLQHLTRDPASGTLYLGATNFLFQLSPGLQLEATVSTGPVLDSRDCLPPVMPDECPQAQPTNNLNQLLLVSPGALVVCGSVHQGVCEQRQLGQLGQVLLRLERPGDTQYVAANDPAVSTVGLVAQGLSGEPLLFVGRGYTSRGVGGGIPPITTRALWPLDPQAAFSYEETAKLAVGRLSEYSHHFVSAFARGPSAYFLFLRRDLQAQSRAFRAYVSRVCLRDQHYYSYVELPLACQGGYGLIQAAAVATSAEGTHGEVLFAAFSSAAPPTVGRPPSPVAGASDASALCAFPLDEVDRLANRTRDACYTREGRAEDGAEVAYIEYDVNSDCAQLPVDTLDAYPCGSDHTPSPMASRVPLEAVPLLEWPGVQLTAVAITTEDGHTIAFLGDSQGQLHRVYLGPGSDGRPYSTQSIQPGSAVNRDLTFDGTLEHLYVMTQSTLLKVPVASCAQHLDCASCLAHQDPYCGWCVLLGRCSRRAECSRGQGPELWLPSFQADQGCLRVVAMSPANISREERREVFLSVPDLPPLQPGESYSCHFGELQSVAVLTGPGVMCPSPEPSDLPALPRGADHVVVNVELRLGPVLLAQAPLAFYDCAAITELHPSAQCQACVSSRWGCNWCVWQHRCTHKASCDAGPMVASQQSLLLSPTPPAREPPTPFPPTAPRATATPNPEPHPVEPGAPVTAASDVPSGMGPSLLSPWGPGAGPGPPPTSAPTESPLHEEPPPPSTPSRPGTAVPDAIDPTPTATPEDLSGPDPVPSAEAAPPPALADLGPEVLPSAVPLDPAPDTAPTTTFPGVIGSPKPALDWLMREGGELPEADEWPGGDVPAFSTSTLLSGDGDSAEHEGPPAPLILLSSLDYQYDTPGLWELEEVSWGASACPCVERVQGPTLVPVHVEREVRLLGRNLHLLQDSPGDSECVMELEDRQVVVGALVECEPPPDTWCRVTCQQHQLSYETAQPELQVGIFLRWAGHLRVDSADGLHVVLYDCSVGHGDCSRCQTAMPQYGCVWCNGPHPQCVAREACGEAESVVTQCPAPLIHMVEPLTGPVDGGTRVTIRGSNLGQHVHDVQDTVRVAGVPCAVSAQEYEVSSSLVCITEASVEEVAGTVTVEVPGRGRGVSEHSFAYQDPKVQSIFPARGPRAGGTRITLHGSKLLTGRPEDIRVVVGDQPCHLLPEQQAEQLRCETSPHPVPTTFPVSVWFGAAVRRLQHSQFEYTSDPNVTSAGPTKSFLSGGREMWVRGQNLDVVQTPRMMVTVVPRAPWPGQGLGRRRRVIPETACPAGAPCGLQHFEGPCRVDSPQLITCRTPALPSLPEEPGVRVEFILDNLVFDFATLNPTPFSYEADPTLQPLNPEDPTVPFRHKPGSVLSVEGENLDLAMSKEEVVAMIGAGPCVVKTLTRHHLYCEPPVEQPLPRHHALREAPDTLPEFTVQMGNLHFSLGQVQYDGESPLAFPMAAQVGLGVGTSLLALAVIVIVLMYRRKSKQALRDYKKVQIQLENLESSVRDRCKKEFTDLMTEMTDLTSDLLGSGIPFLDYKVYAERVFFPGHQESPLHRDLGVPESRRPTVEQGLGQLSNLLNSKLFLTKFIHTLESQRTFSARDRAYVASLLTVALHGKLEYFTDILRTLLSDLVAQYVAKNPKLMLRRTETVVEKLLTNWMSICLYTFVRDSVGEPLYMLFRGIKHQVDKGPVDSVTGKAKYTLNDNRLLREDVEYRPLTLNALSAVGPGAGEAQGVPVKVLDCDTISQAKEKMLDQLYKGVPLAQRPDPRTLDVEWRSGVAGHLILSDEDVTSEVQGLWRRLNTLQHYKVPDGATVALVPCLTKHALRENQDYVPGERTPMLEDVDEGGIRPWHLVKPSEEPEPPRPRRGSLRGGERERAKAIPEIYLTRLLSMKGTLQKFVDDLFQVILSTSRPVPLAVKYFFDLLDEQAQQHGISDQDTVHIWKTNSLPLRFWINIIKNPQFVFDVQTSDNMDAVLLVIAQTFMDACTLADHKLGRDSPINKLLYARDIPRYKQMVERYYADIRQTIPASDQEMNSILAELSRNYSGDLGARVALHELYKYINKYYDQIITALEEDGTAQKMQLGYRLQQIAAAVENKVTDL encoded by the exons ATGTCAGCCCTCGGCCCAGCTCTGCTGCATGCACTCTGGGCCGGGTGGGTGCTCAGCCTGCAGTCCCCACCGCCAGCTGCTTTTACTCCCAATGGCACGAATCTGCAGCACCTCACTCGGGACCCTGCCTCCGGCACCCTCTACCTGGGGGCCACCAACTTCCTGTTCCAGCTTAGCCCTGGGCTGCAGCTAGAGGCCACCGTGTCCACTGGGCCTGTCCTTGACAGCAGGGACTGCTTGCCCCCAGTCATGCCTGATGAGTGCCCACAGGCCCAGCCTACCAACAATCTGAACCAGCTGCTCCTGGTGAGCCCGGGGGCCTTGGTGGTGTGCGGGAGCGTGCACCAGGGGGTCTGTGAGCAACGGCAGCTGGGGCAGCTGGGACAAGTGCTGCTGCGGCTGGAGCGCCCGGGGGACACCCAGTATGTAGCCGCCAATGACCCTGCCGTCAGCACAGTGGGCCTCGTGGCCCAGGGCCTGTCCGGGGAGCCCCTCCTGTTTGTAGGACGGGGATATACCAgccggggcgtggggggcggcaTCCCGCCCATCACCACCCGGGCCCTGTGGCCGCTGGACCCCCAAGCTGCCTTCTCCTACGAGGAGACTGCCAAGCTGGCGGTGGGCCGCCTGTCAGAATACAGCCACCACTTCGTGAGCGCCTTCGCGCGCGGACCCAGCGCCTACTTCCTGTTCCTTCGACGGGACCTGCAGGCACAATCCCGGGCCTTCCGTGCCTACGTGTCACGCGTGTGCCTGCGGGACCAGCACTACTACTCGTATGTGGAGCTGCCGCTGGCCTGCCAGGGTGGCTACGGGCTGATCCAGGCCGCAGCTGTGGCCACGTCTGCCGAGGGTACCCATGGGGAGGTGCTGTTTGCAGCCTTCTCCTCGGCTGCGCCCCCCACTGTGGGCCGGCCCCCCTCCCCTGTGGCTGGGGCATCGGATGCCTCTGCCCTCTGCGCCTTCCCCCTGGATGAGGTGGACCGCCTTGCCAACCGCACCCGGGATGCCTGCTACACGCGTGAAGGTCGAGCAGAGGACGGGGCTGAGGTGGCCTACATTGAGTATGACGTCAACTCTGACTGCGCGCAGCTGCCTGTG GATACCCTGGACGCATATCCGTGTGGCTCAGACCACACCCCGAGCCCCATGGCCAGCCGCGTTCCCCTGGAAGCCGTGCCACTTCTGGAGTGGCCAGGGGTCCAGCTGACAGCTGTGGCGATCACCACGGAGGACGGCCACACCATTGCTTTCCTGGGTGATAGCCAAGGGCAGCTGCACAGG GTGTACCTGGGCCCGGGGAGCGATGGTCGCCCATACTCCACCCAGAGCATCCAGCCGGGCTCTGCGGTGAACAGGGACCTCACCTTTGATGGGACCTTGGAGCACCTCTATGTCATGACCCAGAGCACA CTTCTCAAAGTTCCCGTGGCCTCCTGTGCCCAGCACCTGGACTGCGCGTCTTGCCTTGCTCACCAGGACCCCTACTGCGGGTGGTGTGTGCTCCTGGGCAG GTGTAGCCGCCGTGCTGAGTGCTCGCGGGGTCAGGGCCCCGAGCTCTGGCTCCCAAGCTTCCAGGCCGACCAGGGCTGTCTGCGCGTGGTGGCCATGAGTCCTGCCAACATCAGCCGAGAGGAGAGGCgggag GTCTTCCTGTCGGTGCCGGACCTGCCGCCCTTGCAGCCCGGGGAGTCGTATTCCTGCCACTTTGGGGAACTGCAGAGTGTGGCCGTCCTGACGGGCCCTGGAGTGATGTGCCCCTCCCCGGAGCCGAGTGACCTCCCAGCGCTGCCCAGAGGAGCCG ACCATGTTGTGGTGAACGTGGAGCTGCGGCTCGGCCCCGTGCTGCTGGCCCAGGCCCCGCTCGCCTTCTACGACTGCGCGGCCATCACCGAGCTCCACCCCTCAGCACA GTGCCAGGCCTGCGTGAGCAGCCGCTGGGGATGTAACTGGTGCGTCTGGCAGCACCGGTGCACGCATAAGGCCTCGTGTGATGCTGGGCCCATGGTGGCGAGCCAGCAG AGCCTGCTTCTCTCCCCGACACCTCCTGCCAGGGagcctcccacccccttcccacccacgGCCCCGAGGGCCACGGCCACCCCCAACCCCGAGCCCCACCCCGTGGAGCCCGGGGCTCCTGTCACTGCTGCCTCAGATGTCCCATCTGGGATGGGACCTTCCCTGCTCAGCCCCTGGGGACCAGGGGCAGGTCCCGGCCCCCCACCTACTTCAGCCCCCACAGAGTCACCTCTCCATGAAGAACCACcccctccaagcacccccagtAGACCTGGAACTGCTGTCCCGGACGCCATTGACCCTACACCCACGGCCACCCCCGAGGACCTTTCAGGCCCCGACCCTGTGCCCTCTGCTGAGGCAGCACCGCCCCCGGCCCTTGCAGACCTCGGTCCTGAGGTTCTTCCCTCCGCGGTGCCCCTGGATCCAGCCCCCGACACTGCTCCCACCACCACTTTCCCAGGGGTCATAGGCTCCCCCAAGCCCGCTCTGGACTGGCTCATGAGAGAAGGCGGCGAGCTGCCCGAGGCGGACGAGTGGCCGGGGGGTGATGTGCCCGCCTTCTCCACTTCCACCCTCCTCTCAGGTGATGGAGACTCGGCCGAGCACGagggcccccccgcccctctcatCCTCCTGTCCAGCCTCGACTACCAGTACGACACCCCCGGGCTCTGGGAGCTG GAGGAGGTGAGCTGGGGCGCCAGCGCCTGCCCGTGCGTGGAGCGTGTCCAGGGCCCCACACTGGTACCCGTCCATGTGGAGCGGGAGGTGCGGCTGCTGGGCAGGAACCTGCACCTCCTACAG GACAGCCCAGGGGACAGTGAGTGTGTGATGGAGCTGGAAGACCGCCAGGTGGTGGTGGGTGCCCTGGTCGAGTGTGAGCCGCCTCCAGATACCTGGTGCCGGGTTACATGCCAACAGCATCAG CTCAGCTATGAGACTGCGCAGCCTGAGCTCCAGGTGGGGATCTTCCTGCGTTGGGCAGGCCATTTGCGTGTGGACAGTGCGGATGGACTGCACG TGGTGCTGTATGACTGTTCCGTGGGACACGGGGACTGCAGCCGCTGCCAGACTGCCATGCCCCAGTACGGCTGTGTGTGGTGCAATGGGCCGCACCCACAGTGTGTGGCTCGGGAGGCCTGTGGCGAGGCTGAGTCTGTGGTCACCCAGTGCCCTGCGCCTCTTATCCACATG GTGGAGCCGCTGACTGGGCCTGTGGACGGAGGAACCCGGGTCACCATCAGGGGTTCCAATCTGGGCCAACATGTGCACGACGTGCAGGACACGGTCAGGGTGGCCGGAGTGCCCTGTGCTGTCAGTGCCCAGGAGTACGAGGTGTCCAGCAG CCTTGTGTGCATCACGGAGGCCAGCGTTGAGGAGGTGGCAGGCACTGTGACAGTGGAGGTGCCAGGAAGAGGACGTGGCGTCTCAGAGCACAGCTTTGCCTACCAG GACCCTAAGGTGCAGTCCATCTTCCCAGCCCGAGGCCCCAGAGCGGGAGGCACCCGCATCACTCTGCATGGCTCCAAGCTTCTGACAGGGCGGCCCGAGGACATCCGAGTGGTCGTCGGAGACCAGCCTTGTCACCT gCTGCCCGAGCAGCAGGCCGAGCAGCTGCGCTGTGAGACCAGCCCACACCCCGTGCCCACCACCTTCCCCGTGTCTGTGTGGTTTGGGGCTGCTGTGCGGAGGCTGCAACACAGCCAGTTCGAGTACACGTCCGACCCCAACGTTACCTCTGCTGGGCCTACCAAGAGCTTCCTCAG TGGAGGACGTGAGATGTGGGTCCGTGGCCAGAATCTGGATGTGGTACAGACACCGAGAATGATGGTGACTGTGGTCCCAAGAGCTCCGTGGCCCGGCCAGGGGCTTGGGCGGAGGCGCCGTGTGATCCCTGAGACTGCCTGCCCCGCGGGAGCTCCCTGTGGCCTTCAGCAC TTTGAGGGGCCCTGCCGTGTGGACTCCCCCCAGCTGATCACCTGCCGAACGCCTGCCCTCCCGAGCCTGCCCGAGGAGCCCGGAGTCCGCGTGGAGTTTATCCTAGACAATCTGGTCTTTGACTTTGCGACATTGAACCCCACACCCTTCTCCTATGAGGCAGACCCCACTCTGCAGCCCCTCAACCCCGAGGACCCCACGGTGCCATTCCGGCACAAGCCCGGGAGTGTGCTCTCTGTAGAG GGGGAGAATCTGGACCTTGCTATGTCCAAGGAAGAGGTGGTGGCCATGATCGGGGCTGGGCCCTGTGTGGTGAAGACGCTGACCCGGCATCACCTGTACTGTGAGCCCCCCGTGGAGCAGCCCTTGCCCCGGCACCACGCCCTCCGGGAGGCCCCTGACACTTTACCTGAGTTCACG GTACAGATGGGGAACCTGCACTTCTCCCTGGGCCAGGTGCAGTATGACGGTGAGAGCCCTTTGGCTTTTCCCATGGCCGCCCAGGTGGGCTTGGGAGTGGGcacttctctcctggctctggctgtCATCGTCATTGTCCTCATGTACAG gaggaagagcaaGCAGGCTCTGCGAGATTATAAGAAGGTCCAGATCCAGCTGGAGAATCTGGAGAGTAGTGTGCGTGACCGCTGCAAGAAGGAGTTCACAG ACCTTATGACTGAGATGACTGATCTCACCAGTGACCTTCTGGGCAGCGGCATCCCCTTCCTTGACTACAAGGTGTATGCTGAGAGGGTCTTCTTCCCTGGGCACCAGGAGTCGCCTTTGCACCGCGACTTAGGTGTCCCTGAGAGCAGGCGACCCACTGTGGAACAGGGGCTGGGACAGCTCTCCAACCTGCTCAACAGCAAGCTCTTCCTCACCAAG TTCATCCACACCCTGGAGAGTCAGCGCACCTTCTCAGCTCGTGACCGGGCCTACGTGGCATCTCTGCTTACGGTGGCACTGCATGGGAAGCTTGAGTATTTCACCGACATCCTCCGTACCCTGCTCAGTGACCTAGTGGCCCAGTATGTGGCCAAGAACCCCAAACTGATGCTGCGCAG GACAGAGACTGTGGTGGAGAAGCTGCTCACCAACTGGATGTCCATCTGTCTCTACACCTTTGTCAGG GACTCAGTAGGGGAACCTCTGTACATGCTCTTTCGAGGAATTAAGCATCAAGTGGACAAGGGGCCTGTGGACAGTGTGACAGGCAAGGCCAAGTACACTCTGAATGACAACCGTCTGCTCAGGGAGGATGTGGAGTACCGTCCCCTG ACCCTGAATGCACTCTCTGCTGTGGGACCTGGGGCAGGAGAGGCCCAGGGTGTCCCTGTGAAGGTCCTAGACTGTGACACCATCTCCCAAGCCAAGGAGAAGATGCTGGACCAGCTGTATAAAGGAGTACCCCTTGCACAGCGGCCAGACCCCCGCACCCTGGACGTTG AGTGGCGCTCTGGGGTGGCCGGGCATCTCATTCTTTCCGATGAGGATGTGACCTCTGAGGTCCAGGGTCTCTGGAGGCGTCTGAATACTCTGCAGCATTACAAG GTTCCGGATGGAGCAACAGTGGCCCTCGTCCCCTGCCTCACCAAGCACGCTCTCCGGGAAAACCAGGACTATGTCCCTGGAGAGA GGACCCCAATGTTGGAGGACGTGGATGAGGGGGGCATCCGGCCTTGGCACCTGGTGAAGCCAAGTGAGGAGCCGGAGCCCCCGCGGCCTCGGAGGGGCAGCCTGCGTGGCGGGGAGCGGGAGCGCGCCAAGGCCATTCCCGAGATCTACCTGACTCGCTTGCTGTCCATGAag GGCACGCTGCAGAAGTTTGTGGACGACCTGTTCCAGGTGATTCTCAGCACCAGCCGCCCCGTGCCTCTCGCTGTGAAGTACTTCTTCGACCTGCTGGATGAGCAGGCCCAGCAGCACGGCATCTCAGACCAGGACACGGTCCACATCTGGAAGACCAACAG CCTGCCACTGAGGTTCTGGATCAACATCATCAAAAACCCACAGTTTGTGTTCGACGTGCAGACGTCTGACAACATGGACGCAGTGCTGCTGGTCATTGCACAGACCTTCATGGATGCCTGCACCCTGGCTGACCACAAGCTGGGCCGG GACTCCCCCATCAACAAGCTCCTGTACGCCCGGGACATTCCCCGCTACAAGCAGATGGTGGAAAG GTACTACGCGGACATCAGACAGACCATTCCTGCCAGTGATCAGGAGATGAACTCCATCCTGGCCGAGCTGTCTCGG AACTACTCTGGAGACCTCGGGGCGCGAGTGGCCCTCCATGAGCTCTACAAGTATATCAACAAGTACTATGACCAG ATCATCACTGCCCTGGAGGAGGACGGCACCGCCCAGAAGATGCAGCTGGGCTATCGGCTCCAGCAGATAGCGGCTGCTGTGGAGAACAAAGTCACAGATCTGTAG